In Ciconia boyciana chromosome 5, ASM3463844v1, whole genome shotgun sequence, the DNA window ACCTTAGTCAATCATCCTATTTAATTAGAATTTCAATGATAACTTTACTTATCTCGTGGCTagatgtaaattaaaataacgggattttaattctctttcttACGGGGTTATGacatttctgacagaaaaagTTTCAACCCAAATACGATATTATGTACTTCCTATGCTAGGAGTGCATTCCACTaaattgtttttccctttgctacaaaataattttgcttgtttAACAAGctccactgaaatggaaatgaactACAGTTTCTCATAACGTAATTTGCACAGGTCCATGTTGTGGAAGGTTATGTTGATATAAATGAATATAATCAGATTGTGACACATGCCACATAGTTAATGAGGAAAGGGAATgggatttttaagaaaaaaaatagctctgGAGAGACAATGGACCACAGGAcctcttctttctgtcctttctggCAGTTGCTAGTACTTTTCCAAGGCTTCTCGCTTCCTTCCCTCATTTACAGACCTAATCCTGCTGGCTGTATCCAAGCAGGACCTGAGGTTGGATTCTGATTTCAATGAGAAATCTGAAACACATATCCATCCGCTGTTCATAGAAATTGTATTGTGGCTGCAGCTTAACATCAGCAGTATATCCCTCAgctatcacttttttttcctctctgcagtacCTAGTATGTGTTTGCACACaggcttgctttccttcccatACCTCTCGGAATTTGCCCGTCTAGGTCAGTACAACAGCAAGTGAATACAACTGAAAACAatctctcattttttaattgaagattATGATGCAGGACAGCCCTGGAAGGATCCGTGAAGAGAGGCTGATGGAACAGCGGAGTCCTCGTGGGGCCTGGGAGATGCCTGGAAGTGGGACAGGAGGGTAGGAAAGTAAAGGGGGATGCTTTCTGGGGGTCCAGCTGTGCTTATCAAGCCTTACTCATTTGGGCACTCTCACTCTCACTCTGGTGGAACTTCCCATGCGATCAAGCGAATGGTTGTGCACATAGATAGGGACtttcagaaaagagaggaaaggagaggaccattggaaaagaaagcaagaatgGTCAACATATCAAGAACTGGTCTTAAACTGTGAACAAAGCGTTCTTCTGGTGCAGTAAACAGAATACAATGACAACTTGCTGGCCAGTGCAAAATGCACCACATTACTAATCTGCCATCAGAAATTATTATCTTCCTAATCATCTCTGTTGGAAAAGAGGTTTCCAGTTTTACACTGCCAATAAGCAAATACAGCCTGGAAGCCAACCTCCagttttcttaaggaaaaaagcctACATCTTCAGGCTCTATGCTTCCACTAACATCCTAGGCAGAGAAAAAATGGGTTTTATAGGATGCCACTATTACTTTTCCAAGTCGATGGGTTGTGCATTTGCTGATCCATCCCCTTTGTTGTattcaaggaaagaagaaagtgcaGAAAGAGTTAATAAGAGATGTCAGACATGGAAAATAACTGCTCCCAAAAGAGACGGTTTGGTCCTGTGAAGAGGTAGGAGTAGCAGAGAACATGAGAGAATCACTTGACTAGCACTAATCTGTACAAAATGGGCTTAGTGAGCTCCTGCTTCAAATCTTATCCTCACATTAGATAGCATTAAACCAGTTGTCATAAAGCTAACATTTCTAGATGCTCTGGTGAGCCGTTTGCCTGACAGCCTTGTTCCTCttacaaaataaactgaaaatgtttgaaaaactAGGCCAGTGCATCAGCAGAAGCGAACCACTGGAATTTAATTGACAGCCCCTAAAATTTACGCCAGTTGAGTTTAGAGCCCAAATCGGGTAAGTTCAACAAAATATCTATACTGTTGTTCAATAATAAAATAGTAACCTGTTGCACTGATAACATCTAAACTAAACTATTCCATCATAATTTAATAGTGTTGTTCTTTAACAATTGGATTCTGTTACACTTTTATATTTAGGCATGATTATTTAATCCAATTTAATTGGCTTTCTTATTCCCCTCAGGGTTCTGGGCCTAGAAAGTTCATATTAAATACTCTAATTGctctgaaatttgcttttcGTCTGAAATATGCTCCTATTTTAAATATACCCTAAAATCTAGTTCATACATATTTCCCCTTCTTTCATGAATTAGAAAAATTCTGGTGTCCATAATTTGCACTTAAAAAGAGTCAATAATtaaccaaaataataattatagaTCGAAAACAGGGAGGATGCAGTACAATGAACTGCGAGTTACAAACCCATAAATAAGGCCAGGAGCACACATCAAAGCTTTCCGAGCACCCGCCACTctccaaaagcaaagctgaagccGCTAACGATGGCAGCAGCTTCCTACATATTTAATGCGCAGTCCCTGGTTATTGCTGTAGAACATTGCTCAGGCCAGCGGAGCACAAGAGCATTCCAGGGCTTACAGCCACTGGGCCCGATCCTGCGCTCCTTGCAAATGGCGATTTCCCATTGACGCTGTACGAAGACTTTGCCTGTGCAAGTCAGCATCAAGTGCGGCAGCGGCCATAACATGTTCACGTGCTGCGAGAAGGAGGGGATGAACTTTGTGCGGCAGAGCAggaccaccaccagcagcagaggctggggagcagaagTGATGGGAACGCgtgctttaaaatgtcttgGTCTTTGATGCCTCAGTGCCacatggtgggatgggagcAGGATCCATTAGGGAGACCACAAGTGGATAGCAGGGCCTTCCTATCGCCAGCCAGCTGCTGATTTCAGAGCGGAGAGGCCAGCTCTGCTTGTCAACGTGCTTCTCCCCTTGTCAGGGACCTGCACGCGTGGGATGGGAGCTGAAACAAACCTCTGGGAGAAGAAGTGTAACCTGGTAGGGCTCCTTCTACGGACcgttcctccttcccttcctgcaaGAACAGTGCTTAATGCAATTGCAAGGGGCTGACAGGGGTAgcttttgtgtgtttattttttaataaccgCAGATTTGGCAGATCTGACACCACTAGAACACCGTTGCTGGCTGTTGACAAGCCATCTTATGCTCCCTTAGCTcttgctgtttcctttcttttctcagggATCTACCAGAGGCTATTAAATACGAAAGTCAGAAAACACGACCCAGCTCAACAAACCCAGCTTGTAAGATGCCCACTGCTGAACATGGGAAGGGTGTATTAAGGGAAAGATCAACTAGCTGTGTCCTGTTTCCCCTATGCTTTTCCTAGGTAGCTATGGCTTGGAAATGGGATTTTGGGTTAGGTGGACTTCTGACCTGACCAGCAGAGAAAGTTTTATGTCCTCATATTCCTGCCTGAGCGCGTGCCCTGAGCACGTGAGAGAGAGTACGTCCCTTGGTAAACAGGCAACAGGATCTTCTGCGCAAGACTCCCAGCGCGGCTGCCGGCGCGGCGAGGAAGTGTTAGGCGAAGGTCGGTATTGTGTTGCTCTCCACAGGGCCCAGTTTCGGCACAGCCTGTCAGACCGGTGCAGCGCCGGGAAGGCAGGCGTCGGGCGCCTCGCGGGGAAGGGAGCGCAGCGAGGACAGCGCTGTGGTGGTGCTCAAGGCCAGGTGTTCTTCAACGGCTTGAACGCTGCAAAAAGCGGGACGGCGCACACCTCTCCCTCCCCGGggaggctggcagagcaggcGCGCAGTCTTCGAGGGGGACCAGCCTTTTGCCCGTGTAAGTTTTGCGTAAGAGCGCGCGGTTTCTAGGTGTGTTATCTGCCGGTTTGGTGTGGAAAAGCGTGTAAGAGTGATTTGTAATTTAGAGCTTGGAACAGCACACTGAAAAATGGCTTATGGGCCTACAACTATGTAACTAccataaaaaagaacaaaatgttctttctcaGGAAAGAAGCTGGTGTTCTAGAAAAACGGATTTTCAGtcaaacatacaaaaaattaaaaagtatataGGGAGAGAGCTTGTGCGTAGGATCCCTGGGAAAAGTGAAGcatctgcagcagagaggattTTGTCGAGCTTTATTTACCACGTTCCCCCGGCTCCAGCACCTCTGCCATCCCCGCTGCCCGCGGCAGCGCtgccggcccggccggggctgcccccgctCCTGCCGCGGAgcggcgccccgccccgccccgcctcacCGTACAACATGGCGACACACCTCCGCCTCCGCTGCCGTACAACATGGCGGCGCgctgccccgccgcggccgggagGCGGGCCACAGCGCGCAGGCGCCGCTATTCCTTCCGGTTCCAGAGCGCCACTATTTCAATGTTGACCCGCGCGTTTCCGCTTCCTTTTCCGGGTCCAGCGGCGGCAGGTATGGCGGCGGGTGGCTGAGCTCTGGCGGCGCCCATCCGCCCCCATCCGCGCCCCGGCGGGAGCCGGGGGCGGCCAACGGGCCCGGGGGGCTGTGGTGAGGGGCCGGCGGCGCTGGTTCCCGCGCtcgggccggcggcgggggcagaGCTGCGCGGCGGAGAGGCCGGGCCTCCCTAGGCCTCGGCGGCGGGGCTCCCAAGGGGGGCCCGCGTCTCCCAGGCCTCAGCGAGCCGGTGCCTGGGGCTGCGGTGCTGGGCCCCGTCTCCCCCTGGCCCAGGCCCGAGGAGTGCCAGCCCCGCGGTGGGGGGTTGCCCTGAGGGGCTCTGAAGGCGCCTTGTTGGAGCGTTACTCCCTTGCGCTGCTGCAGAAGCGGGGTACTGCGGGTCTCGCTGCCCTCGTTGCCTTGTGCTGGGCCCAGAGAAGGCTGCGGTCTGGGCCTAGCGTGTGATTAACACAGTTTGCTGTCAGATGAGATAGGAAGCGACAGTGCCGTGTTTGCTTCAGCTCATTTTTCAGCCTGGCCAGCGAAGCTTATGTTGACTAGAAAACGCAGCTGGTAAAgctttaaacaattttttagAGGAGCACGACATCATACAGGCAAGACCAGGATGTTGAACTGCGTTCAAGTTAGTTTGGATGAATCTTCATTACAAATCACATTCTGTCCACTGTCAcatgttttggctttttttttttaaatgtagttgtGTTGTCTGTTATTGACgaggaaatgttttaattttgttagtCCTAATATAGAATCAGTAGCTGCTGATTCAGATCTAGCTTGGTGCTTCAGTGCCGGTGATGCTGTGATATGTGAACTTCCATGTGAACGTTGGGCCCTTAAACtagtgctgctttgtttttgacTAAATTAGGTGTAAAAAATGGTTCAGCGCCTGACCTACCGCCGTAGGTTGTCCTACAACACAGCTTCCAACAAGACCAGACTGTAAGTAAGACGTAGTTTCgaagaaaacttaatttttaagaacCTAAGTTGAAGTTTTGATTGTTACATCAACAGAGTATTTTTCTGCCATATTTAGGTCCCGAACACCTGGGAACAGGATTGTTTACCTTTACACCAAGAAAGTAGGGAAGGCACCAAAGTCAGCCTGTGGTATATGCCCAGGAAGACTTCGTGGTGTAAGTATTAGCCTTACTGGcataatgtttgtttttacagcaatgtttttttcagtacaaagAACCTTTTCAAGTAATATGCCTGTTTCTTGATGAATTCTTGTTGGAacaactttctttaaaatattcctatCTGAATGTTACAAACTTTAACTGGTAAAACAAGCTTTGAAAGCTTAAAGAGCAAGtgcttttttaatgcttgtgGTTCTCATTGCTGTTATATTTGAACCTTCTTGTTCTATAAATTGTAACTGGCTGAAGTCTTTAGAGTTAAACAGAGATGATTCTGTAGTAGGTTTAAAAGTCTAAATTGGACCTATTAGGTAGGcgttaaaaaaaccacataagCCGAGTTTGActttcagttttagaaaaaaaggaattaatgtttttaacataattttctccaaaatgtgTTCTTGGTGTAACACCATTGCTCTTAACAGTGATGGGAATGCATGACTAATGTTTATCTTGGAGAATTTCCTACACTTGGGAAAACAGTCTGTTTTATAAAcgtttttttaatgatgaatgTATTGGTGAACCCCTGTGGTAGAATGAAAAGATCAGCCTAGGAGTGCTGAAGGTGGCATGTACAACAAGCTGTGACTTCAGTCACTTTTCTGCATCTTGAATAGTCAACTTCAGGTGGTGCTGCTTTTTTAAACTATCGAagtgaattttctttatatgaCTGTTACCCAAAATTACTGTCTTATGATACACttctcatttttgctttctgtaggtTCGTGCTGTGCGTCCTAAAGTTCTTATGAGGCTGTCAAAAACTAAGAAGCATGTTAGCAGAGCCTATGGCGGGTCCATGTGTGCTAAGTGTGTCCGCGACAGGTAAGCTTACAGAAAGCTAATGTTATTCTTGAGGTTACTTCGTATGAGATTTTTGCATCTCACTGTTTTCATAATGTGGGCCAAAATTTTGAAGACTCGTCTGACATTTCTGTAGTAAAATGGAGGGGGTAAGCATGGGGCACATGAGCAGTGATGTGTGTGATTTTTGCCCCATGGATTTGAGCTAGTTACTACAGGTGGAGCTCCTTTGTAGACACTTCATGTTCTTCATGATTTCTTACTGTAGAGAGTTTATGTTCTTCATGATTTGTTAGTGCACTGTTTCTTTGGTGCTAAACAGTCTGCTCATTCTGGATTTTTATATTCAGCCACCATagtaaagatttttctcttctgctgtcctATTCTTTTGTCTTATGCAAACATACTAGTGTAAGATCAGTTGAGCTTTTGGCTTCTCTGGTGTTTTGGGATTCAAAGATATTAATTGGTTGCATATTAAGCATCTTTATGTGGTTAAGCTTTAAGATGGCCTTTGCTGGGCCTCACTGAATTCAACTGTACAACTATAATGTCCTATGCTTCCTTGGcaagttggaggaaaaaatgtgtattacAAAGAGTTATGTCATCTCTGTGAATGGTAGTCAAAGCAGATCTCCGGAGTCAGCAGTCTGATGCCATTTTTTTAGTCTGTAGTGCAGATCTTGccagcatccttttttttttgcttgtgtgaGTTCTAAGTTAAATCACATTAGGTGCCACTGAAGATGGGTTGTTACAGCTGCAGATCCATAGCATAACTTTTATGTGTTAAaagccaatttttttctgagtgttttCCCAAACATTTTATGAGCTTGGTAGGTCATTTTTAATACATGACTATGCCTTATTAGTATTTCTCCTAAACAAAAACACAGTCACCTCCTTCCCTGTAATTGGCAGGTTTTCTCCTGCATCTGTTTAGGCACGTTTGGTAGGTTTTGTGTACTGCGGCAGCAGCAATATATACCAAATGCATATGGAATGGCAGTTTAATGTTTCAAGGTAGAATGGTGTGTAGTATATTTGTGCTCTTAACTCGAAATCATCAAATAAGCTCTTGATGTGAGTACTGTCACTTAGGTCCATCTGCATGGTGGCCCTATATGTCTTCCAGAAATAATCATGTTTAGGCATGACTTGACCTCCCAGGTTTACATGCAAAGAAGCTTCAGTCCTGAGAGGGGACCTGTTCTTGTTTTGGTAACTGGACTCACATAACTTTTCCGTAGTTCTGAGGAAGAGAGCTGACCACAACTGGTCACATCAATTCTGACTTTAAGAACAGCTAAATTAGTTTGCCAGTGATGAGTTTTGCCTTTTGCCTTTGAAGTTAGTGAAGGTGGCAATTTTTCCAATGTTCAGACGTCATTTTTCCAATGTTCAGGTATTGCCTTGATTGCCTACAAGCTGCTCACCCTAAATTTGCAGGCACACTAGGCCTTCTTCCCCACAGTTCGACATTCATACAGTGCCACTGTTCTGTCTTTTGATGCTGGTGAGAACATGGATGGTTTGTCTTTTTATGTAATTGTGGAACTAACACTGCATATGCAATGAATGTTGGAGACAGCAAAACTAATTGTAACTTTgtcttatttttgtattttcacttaAGTGGATACATGTTCtaaagttgttgttttttctttctagaatcAAAAGAGCTTTTCTTATTGAGGAGCAGAAGATCGTTGTGAAAGTGTTGAAGGCACAAGCACAAAGCCAGAAGTCAAAGTGAACCTATTCGTAGTTTCAGCCCAATAAATGAAAGCTCCACTTTTCTTGTGTCTTGTCATTCCACGTGCTAGTCAAAGCTGGTAGGAGCTGCTTCTCACAGCTTGTTAAATGCAGAATTGGGTTTTGGTGCAACAAAACCTGTAAGTCAGGATGCTGTGTTCTGTGCTGTCTGCAGACAGGGAAATGAGGCAGGTGGAAGGAGGTCTGGTTAAACAGGACTGTCTCTCAGTCCTGTAGAGGGGTTGGAGTAACTTCGagcaatgcaatttttttttcatggcaaCAGCTGCGTATGATGTCATCAGAGGACTTGGCTTAGAAGATTAAGttagaaatctgaaaaagaaaagcaaagggagaCTATGACTAAAGATGGGAAGAGAGATTGTCAGACGAAGAAGAGGCGAGCTAGTATGGGCCtaaggtagatttttttttttaatagtatgtGCTGTAGTTATTGTTACTcaaatcggggggggggggggaattgtCTATCTTGTCGAAGCCAGTGCTGTATCCACCAGACAGTTACATACTGCTACATCTGGATCTCCTGGAAGAAAGCTGTTGTATTCTGTTCGTTGTTAGGTGGGGGTAGACCTTTAATGGCTTCCAGAATTAGGTTTTACAGTAGCAATTTAGGCCTCTAGTATTGAAACTTGAAGCAAAGGTCTGTTGGATCTTTATCACTGAGGATGTAATGGTAATGTAAAAAGCAATTGTAAAAGGTGGAAATGggcttgttttgctgctttgcttcattCTGTTGTGTATGGAGAACTGTGAACCTGCCTCTTAACACTACCCAGGAGTGCTTGAACACCCTCGGGATAATTCTTGCACTACCTATGGGTGCAGTGGTATTCCTCACCCCCAGCTCTACTGACAAGAAGTAGGTATCTGTTTTTACCAATAACAAATATTTGGGATTTTTAAGTaactattttttcaaaaagtagTGAGCTCAACCACTGGAataaggaaggaggagaaataaTTATTGAGCATGCAGACttactgggagcactgaggATGCCATTTGAAGAGGTTTCTAAGATCACTTGTGGAGTCTGCTCAGGCTGTGGCTCAGGGATGTGTGCAAATTTCTCCTCCTGACTGTATGCTGTCTGTTTACACCGTGCCTAGCTCTGAAGCTTCTCAGGCTGTGCGGTCAGCCAAGAAACAGATAAGAGAAAACTGAGCTGATGAAAAGACCTGTCCATTCAGTGGCAGCTGGCTGGTACCTTGGGTCAGCTGCCTGGAAACTCACAGGGGTGGTGTTGGTGCCACCTAGGTTTGATAACAGGAGATGGCTGTAGTCCAGGATAACTGACTTAACACCATGCATGGTGAAAGGAGCTGTACCTCCCCAAGAATTTCTTCACACTGTCCCAAGTCATTGAAATAATTCTGCTAATATTCTCAAAATGGATAAACGTGGCAGCTAACTCATGTAGCTTTAAGTATGAAGTGTTTCTTTCTCCTCGGCTTGGGTTATGCTAAAACGTGTTCCAAAGGCTGTAGCTAATTAAAGGAGGTTTTAAGACTAACATTAGTACCCTGACATTTTTAGGTGCTGTTACTATAGTTAGTTTACAAGGTTAAAATTTTATTGGGTGTTGCCTTACTGTGCTAGTACTTCAGTACCTTGGCATGCtggaaaaatggctttaaagCAGAAGTGGCAAGTAGGGCAGGCCTGTCTAACCTGCCCCAAAAGTGCtcttgttttgcattaaaagctGTGAGATTAGAGTTTTCCTTGGGGCTTTTGGAAAGGAGGCAAGATGGAGGGAGAATACTTTTGGAATAATTAAGAGAAATGTCATAAACATCTGTTGACAGGCAAATGGCACTGAGAGGGAGATTTTTCCAAACAGGAGAACTGAGACTGAAAACTGCTAATTATAATGACATGATTGCACTGAAAGGCAACTGAGGTATGATTTAGGAGAAGTAGTATCACCGCTGCAGGCAGAAATAAAAGCCGTTACCAGGCAAGTGTCAGTGAAATGGTAATAAGgcccttaattattttttaacggtttttgaaaagtaattctCTGAGCAGATGGCTGCAGCGTAGGTATGGGGGCAGTCGTTCGGGGCGTGATACCCC includes these proteins:
- the RPL34 gene encoding large ribosomal subunit protein eL34, which translates into the protein MVQRLTYRRRLSYNTASNKTRLSRTPGNRIVYLYTKKVGKAPKSACGICPGRLRGVRAVRPKVLMRLSKTKKHVSRAYGGSMCAKCVRDRIKRAFLIEEQKIVVKVLKAQAQSQKSK